Proteins found in one Thermus caldifontis genomic segment:
- a CDS encoding type II toxin-antitoxin system VapC family toxin yields MWELAGERFGLYAQKRRKTHLPRRILADFLIGSHGLFHGLRLATFDPGPYRLAFPEVEVVP; encoded by the coding sequence GTGTGGGAGCTGGCCGGCGAGCGCTTTGGGCTCTACGCCCAAAAAAGGCGGAAAACCCACCTACCCCGCCGCATCCTGGCCGACTTCCTCATCGGTTCCCATGGCCTTTTCCACGGCCTACGCCTGGCCACCTTTGACCCTGGCCCCTACCGGCTGGCCTTTCCCGAGGTGGAGGTGGTGCCCTGA
- a CDS encoding sulfite exporter TauE/SafE family protein: MGFVIGLLGGGFGGLVGLGGGTVMIPLMVGILRLSQHKAHGTSLVAVFFTGLMGALTYGLQGSLNLKAALFLAATAILTARLGARYAHGLPEKDLKRAFGWFLLFVSCLLLLKPYLAPMGLVQGEVWEDLTLLLAGSLTGFLSGMMGVGGGTIMVPAMVLLLGMDQHTAQGTSLLAMVPASLVGAYTHYRLGNVDTLLAPGMVPGVLLGTFLGGEAAHFLPEATLRLVFAGVLLWTAWRYLRPSARKR; the protein is encoded by the coding sequence ATGGGCTTCGTTATCGGCCTTCTCGGCGGGGGCTTTGGGGGGTTGGTGGGACTGGGCGGGGGCACGGTGATGATCCCCCTGATGGTGGGGATTCTCCGGCTCTCCCAGCACAAGGCCCACGGCACCAGTCTGGTGGCGGTTTTCTTCACCGGGCTCATGGGGGCCCTTACCTACGGGCTCCAAGGTTCTTTGAACCTCAAGGCCGCTCTTTTCCTGGCGGCCACCGCCATCCTCACCGCCCGGCTAGGAGCCCGCTACGCCCATGGCCTTCCGGAAAAGGATCTCAAGCGGGCCTTTGGCTGGTTTCTCCTTTTCGTTTCCTGCCTTCTTCTCCTGAAACCTTACCTGGCCCCCATGGGCCTGGTGCAGGGCGAGGTGTGGGAAGACCTTACCCTCCTCTTAGCGGGAAGCCTTACCGGCTTCCTCTCCGGCATGATGGGGGTGGGCGGGGGAACCATCATGGTCCCCGCCATGGTGCTCCTCCTGGGCATGGACCAGCACACGGCCCAGGGCACGAGCCTCCTCGCCATGGTGCCCGCCAGCCTGGTGGGAGCCTACACCCATTACCGTTTGGGCAACGTGGATACCCTTCTCGCCCCAGGGATGGTTCCTGGGGTGCTCCTGGGCACCTTTTTGGGGGGGGAGGCCGCCCACTTTCTGCCCGAGGCCACCCTACGCCTGGTCTTCGCCGGGGTGCTCCTCTGGACCGCCTGGCGCTACCTCCGTCCCTCCGCCAGAAAACGGTGA
- a CDS encoding SPW repeat protein — translation MQRWQDWANLVLGIWLILSPWLLGFSNAPAAMWNAVIVGVVVGLMALMHLRGGPMWEEWANVVLGIWLILSPWILGFSGMGSAMWNALIVGVLVGILALSVTRAKPRAA, via the coding sequence ATGCAACGCTGGCAGGATTGGGCCAACCTTGTCCTCGGTATCTGGCTCATCCTCTCCCCGTGGCTTTTGGGCTTTAGCAACGCCCCCGCCGCCATGTGGAACGCGGTCATCGTGGGGGTGGTGGTGGGGCTCATGGCCCTCATGCACCTCCGGGGTGGTCCCATGTGGGAGGAGTGGGCCAACGTGGTCCTGGGCATCTGGCTCATCCTATCCCCCTGGATCCTGGGCTTTAGCGGCATGGGAAGCGCCATGTGGAACGCCTTGATCGTGGGCGTCCTCGTGGGGATTTTGGCCCTGAGCGTCACCCGGGCAAAACCCCGAGCGGCCTAG